The Capsicum annuum cultivar UCD-10X-F1 chromosome 3, UCD10Xv1.1, whole genome shotgun sequence genomic sequence AGTTCTTAGCAATTTATTGGAAGCTTCCTCTTTCCAGGTAGAATCGGCAGTTAATCAAGCTCAAGAGGTTGGTTCGAACATCTTTGATACTGCAAGCAAAGTGATTGGGCCAGTGATTGACTTTGTGAAGCCCGGGATCGATGCAGCATTGCCTTTAGTAAAACAGGCAGGAGAAGAAGTTTTGAAGACTGCTTCGCCTGTCATATCTGATGCCACTAAGAAAGCCCAAGAGGCAATCCAGAGTGCTGGTATGGACTCTCAGCCAGTGATGACTGCAGCTAAGGTTTGGCTATAAAAGTTCTTGTTTCACAGGCTTTAAGTCAGTTAAATTCATCTGTACAATGTGAATAACTTTCCAGCTATCCGTTACGTTGCTTTTTGGCCAGATAAATTGTGGGAGGAAACGGTATCTTGGTTGATAAAGCTACTAGCACTAGATATAGAACAAAACAGTCTTCAGTGCTTTGTTCTTATTTTTGTCCATGATAGTGATATTCGTGGACTTCTCGTGTTGTTGTATTTGAGTTTCGTCTTTCTGTATTCACTTTTAAGAGATAAATGATTGTTTGGTTGCAGACAGTAGTTGATGCAGCTCAACAGACATCCAAGGTGATCGAAGGGGCTAAACCAATCGCCTCATCCACAGTTGAAACCATTTCATCAACTGATCCAGCTGTTATTGCAGTGGCTGGTGGCTCATTATTTCTGGCATATCTTCTACTTCCCCCTGTCTTCTCCGCTCTCTCTTTCAGCTTTCGTGGTTACAAGGGTAATTGGATGGCTTTTCTTACTCTTGTTTATTTCCCTTAATTTTGTCGTTTTAGACCATTGTGAAAGGTGTACTAATGTAAACCCAAAAAAACTCTTAAGCATAATTTTGGAGCATTGGAAAGTAGATGTAGCAACCGGGAGGAATCTCCTAAAGTACATAAAAATAGTACTCCCAATGGTTCTAATCATAATATTTATTACATTGTGAAACTTCTCGATGAAATCCTCTCTGTTACAAGAACCAATACCTAGCAGATGAGAAATGCAAATGCTCATTTGTCTTCAACATAGTCAATTCTATGATGGTACAAATGGAAAAAATGCATATATCTTGTGTTTATCAGTCGTGCATTTAAAACCGGTTTGCTTTAGAATGTCTTAATTCCATTCTCCAGAATGGGTAAATAGTTAATTAGACTAAGATGGAAGTATGAAAGTACTAACAGTTTTTAAACTTCAATGACCTGAAGGCACTAATGATGCTTATTTCATGCATCTCTTTAATATTGGCGCAGCTGGCGGCGCTACGCAAGTGATCGCCTTCTCAAATAAACTAAAGATCACTTTTTCACAAGCTTCTTCCATAAGCCTCCTCCCTCCCCGTATATAATCAGATCGGCTTGGTAGGTTGGTTCATTCCGTTATCTTGAGTGACTGAAATCATTATCATACTTGAAATTGTGTTCACAATTTGTTTTGATAGCATTATCTTGACTCCAAGTTAGTTGTTTGTAGCTCTATTACCCATTTTCATTTTCCTGTTAAATTTGGGAAGTAAGATTTGGAATGCAATTTCCAGGTGAACTAACTCCTGCTCAAACACTGGACAATATGTGTTCTAAAAATTACGTCTTGATTGATATTAGAACAGAGAAGGACAAGGATAAGGCTGGAATTCCCCGTCTTCCATCTAGTGCTAAAAACAAGATGATCCAAATCCCGTGAGTTGAGTTTCTTCAAGTTTATATTCTTGCATAGTAGAATTGCTATCCTCTACGAAAAGTAGAAAACATAATGAACTGTGTTCTAGCATTACGTGCATCATGTTGTATTTCCACTGCCATTCTAAAGTTTCAAATAATTGCTAATATCTCGGAGACAAACTTGTCGTGGTAAATAGATTAGAATGACATGcgtaataacaaaaataagactaaACAGATTACTTGCTTtcgtcttttattttttttttgtgcattAAATCATTTAACACAACTTCCTGGGGAAGATATGAAAAAGATCTACGATGTGTATGTTTACACTTCTGCATATGTTCTCCTGTTATATTTCAGTTTGGAAGATTTGCCAAGTAAAGTAAGGAGTCTTGTGAGAAATCCGAAGAAAGTGGAAGCCAAAATAGTGGCTCTGAAGATATCATTCCTCAAGAAGATCAACAAGGGGTCCAACATTGTGATAATGGACTCGTGAgtttttctaaattttcctaTAATCTACTTGAACGTCACACTTGATTCAACGTATGCATATATTTAGTTAGCAATGATATTCTGTTAAAAACTTTTCAGGTACTCTGATTCAGCTAAAACAGTTGCTAAATCGCTGACGAGCTTTGGCTTTAAGAACTCGTGGATCATAACTGATGGCTTTTCCGGAAGCAGGGGATGGTTGCAGAGTCGGCTGGGAACAGATTCGTACAACTTTTCTTTCGCGGAAATCTTATCACCATCAAGAGTCATTCCAGGGGCTAGACGTTTTGGTACAACGGGAACTGTTAAATTGCTTTCAGATTAACAAGTCTCCCTTGTAATGACCAACAAATTGGCCATAGTATAGTTTGAATTCTTAAAGATAGCCTGCTGTTATTCTTTGATCAGTTCTAATGAATGAACTATCTTCTTGTCTCAGTTCTTCACTTGTTTTGGCACGTCACTGCATGCTTTCAAATTCTATACGACATGAAATAACacta encodes the following:
- the LOC107855724 gene encoding calcium sensing receptor, chloroplastic, with the translated sequence MALRASATTKSPLPPPPSSSSSSSSSVPKQFSLPKLSQKPEFTTKSLSVSFSTSTALFLFPLLTATHEARAISLPKEDIVSSLNQVESAVNQAQEVGSNIFDTASKVIGPVIDFVKPGIDAALPLVKQAGEEVLKTASPVISDATKKAQEAIQSAGMDSQPVMTAAKTVVDAAQQTSKVIEGAKPIASSTVETISSTDPAVIAVAGGSLFLAYLLLPPVFSALSFSFRGYKGELTPAQTLDNMCSKNYVLIDIRTEKDKDKAGIPRLPSSAKNKMIQIPLEDLPSKVRSLVRNPKKVEAKIVALKISFLKKINKGSNIVIMDSYSDSAKTVAKSLTSFGFKNSWIITDGFSGSRGWLQSRLGTDSYNFSFAEILSPSRVIPGARRFGTTGTVKLLSD